Within the Pseudonocardia alni genome, the region GAGATCGCGACCGGCTCGTACCTCGTGCGACGGGCGCAGGGCCGCGGTCACGGCACCGAGATGCGGGCCGCGGTGCTGGCCTTCGCGTTCGACCACCTCGGCGCGGTGGCGGCGCGCTCGGAGTACCTGGCGGGCAACCCGAGGTCCGCGGCCGTGTCGGCCCGGCTCGGGTACCGCGACGACGGCACCGCCACGATCGTCCACGGCGATGCCCGGATCACCGAGTACCGGGTGCTGCTCGCCCGGGAGGAGTTCGTGCGGCCCGGGTGGGAGCTCGGCGTCGACGGCTACACCGCGGACCTGGCGGCGTTCCTGGCGGCCGACCCGCCGGTCAGCTGAAGACCAGCTCGCGGTGGCGCGGCAGACGCAGCCACACCTGCCCGGCGACGAGGAGTACCGCCAGCACGACGCACCACTGCACGGCGTGCACCGCGGGCACCATGTCGATCGGCAGGGTGTGGGCGACCACCACCCGCAGGGCGGCGTCGAGGAACAGGCCCGCCGCCCAACCGGCCGTCAGCCACCGCCAGATCCCGCGGAACCGGGCGGAACGGGCCCAGCGGAGGTCCCACTCGTCGGGGCTGTGGCCGGTCTCGGTGAGGGTGAGTCTGCCGATCGTGAACAGCACCGGCCGTGCCGAGGGGACGCTCGCGAGCAGCACGACGCCCAGGGCGGCGGTGACCAGCGCCTCGCGGGCGAGCAGGACGCGGTCGTCGCCGCCGACCAGCGCGGTCGCCGCGCTCGCCACGCACAGGACGAGCACGAGTACCGCGAACCACTTGACGCGCCGGTGCCGCAGCAGCACCCACAGCGCCCGTCCCGCCGGGACCGCGGCCCCGGCGAGCAGCGCGGGCCCTGGCGCGACCCCGCCCGCCCGCAGGCCGTAGAAGAGCACCAGCGGCGCGACGACGTCGCCGAGCACGGTGGCCGCGAGCTCCCGGCGCCTCACGACGCCGCCACCAGCGACGACAGCCGCTCGGCGACGCGGTCGGGGAACTCGCCGGGCAGCGCGTGCGTGGCGTCCGGCCACACCTCGACGGTGCCGCGCGGCAGCAGCGCGGCCCGTTCGCGGGCCCGGCCGGCGTCGAGCATCGTGCTGCGCCCGCCGAGCAGCACCAGGGTGCCGACGCCGACCGCCGCCACGTCGCGGGCGGTGGGCAGCGGCGGAAGCGGGACCGCCGGGGCGTAGCCGGACAGGCCCGCCTCGATCAGCTCGGCGACCGGGTCCCCGGCGACGTCGGCACCTCCGCCCAGCCGGGCCACGAACCGGCGCCGCAGCCACGACGGAGCGCCGGGCAGCGCACCGAGCGACGCGGCGACGGTCCCCGGCGGGATGCGCGTGAACGTGAGTGCCGGGTCGAGCAGGGTCAGCGTCCGGATCCCGGCCGGGGCACGGCGGGCAACCTCGAACGCCAGGCGCCCGCCCATCGAGGTCCCGACGAGGTGGCACGGCCCGAGCGCGTCGAGCACGTCGCGCAGCCAGCGGAGCTGGTCGTCGACCGACCGGATCGGTACGTCCTGGGTGCTGGCACCCGGGCCGCCGAGCGGGTCGACGAGGTGCACGGTCGCGAGCCGCCGCAGTGGCGGCACGTTCGACGCCCAGCTCACTCCCGGCGAGCCCGCCCCGGGCAGCAGGACGATCGGGTCACCCGGCGGTCCGGCGCAGGTCAGGACGTGCACGGTGCCGTGACTGGTGCCGATGTCGCGGGTGCTCGTGGGCCCCAGCCCGGCGACGACGGCGCGGTGCAGCGCGCGGAAGCGGTCGCGGGTCGCGGTGCTGGTGAAGTGGCCGGTGCGCATCGGTCCCCCTCTTCGCGATACGATCGGACTGTAAAAGGAGGCGGGACTTCTCGCAAGCCGATCGGACCGGAACGGGGTGGCGATGCCCAAGGTGGTCGACCACGGCCTGCGGCGCGACGAGATCGCGCGGGCGCTGTGGCGGATCGCGGCCGCTGAGGGCCTGGAGGCGGTCAGCCTGGCGCGGGTCGCGCAGGAGGCCGGGGTGTCCAAGGGGCGGGTGCAGCACTACTTCGCCTCCCGCGACGAGCTGCTGGACTTCGCGGCCCAGCAGCTGCGGCTACGGATCGACGAGCGGGTGCGCGCGCGGATGGCGACGGCCGCGCCGTCGTCGCCGCTGGAGGAGGTCCGCGCCCTGCTGGGCGCGCTGCTCCCACTCGACGACGATGCCCGCACCGACGCCCGTGTCGGCTCGGCGTTCCTGATCCGGTCCCTCGGCGACGAGCGGCTGCGCGAGACCTACCGGGCCGGTGACCGGCTCGTCCACGGGGCCGTCGCCGACCGGCTCGCCGCGGCCCGCGACCTCGGCGAGCTCGCCGCGCTCGACCCGGACCGGGAGGCCCTCGTGTTGCTCGCGCTGGCCGGTGGTCTCGCGGAGTCGGTGCTGCTGGGTGGCATCGACGGCGCCGGTGCGCTCGCCGTGCTGGACCACCAGCTCGGGCGGCTACGGCCCTAGTCGAGGCTGCGTACGGCGAAGGTGTCGCAGGCGTCCGGGTTGCCGCTCTGCAGGCCGGTGGTGAACCACTTCTCGCGCTGCGCGGAGCTGCCGTGCGAGAACTGCGACTCGTCGACCCGGCCGCCGCCCAGGTTGGACTGGATGTAGTCGTCGCCGATCCGGGACGCGGTGTCGAGTGCGGCGTCGATGTCGGACTGGTTCAGCTCGCTGATCAGCGGCCTGCCCGACGGGCCGGGAGTGGTCGTCGCGTGGTTCGTC harbors:
- a CDS encoding VC0807 family protein; protein product: MRRRELAATVLGDVVAPLVLFYGLRAGGVAPGPALLAGAAVPAGRALWVLLRHRRVKWFAVLVLVLCVASAATALVGGDDRVLLAREALVTAALGVVLLASVPSARPVLFTIGRLTLTETGHSPDEWDLRWARSARFRGIWRWLTAGWAAGLFLDAALRVVVAHTLPIDMVPAVHAVQWCVVLAVLLVAGQVWLRLPRHRELVFS
- a CDS encoding alpha/beta fold hydrolase, with the protein product MRTGHFTSTATRDRFRALHRAVVAGLGPTSTRDIGTSHGTVHVLTCAGPPGDPIVLLPGAGSPGVSWASNVPPLRRLATVHLVDPLGGPGASTQDVPIRSVDDQLRWLRDVLDALGPCHLVGTSMGGRLAFEVARRAPAGIRTLTLLDPALTFTRIPPGTVAASLGALPGAPSWLRRRFVARLGGGADVAGDPVAELIEAGLSGYAPAVPLPPLPTARDVAAVGVGTLVLLGGRSTMLDAGRARERAALLPRGTVEVWPDATHALPGEFPDRVAERLSSLVAAS
- a CDS encoding TetR/AcrR family transcriptional regulator: MPKVVDHGLRRDEIARALWRIAAAEGLEAVSLARVAQEAGVSKGRVQHYFASRDELLDFAAQQLRLRIDERVRARMATAAPSSPLEEVRALLGALLPLDDDARTDARVGSAFLIRSLGDERLRETYRAGDRLVHGAVADRLAAARDLGELAALDPDREALVLLALAGGLAESVLLGGIDGAGALAVLDHQLGRLRP